The genomic stretch TTATCGGCATTCCAAACGTCGGAAAATCAACGCTCATCAACCGGCTTGCAAAGAAAAACATAGCAAAAACGGGAGACAGACCTGGTATTACGACTTCTCAACAGTGGGTCAAAGTTGGGAAAGAATTAGAGCTATTAGATACACCGGGAATTTTGTGGCCTAAATTTGAGGATGAGCTTGTCGGTTTGAGACTGGCAGTCACCGGGGCTATTAAAGACTCGATTATCAATTTGCAGGACGTGGCCGTGTTTGGTCTTCGTTTTCTCGAAGAACATTACCCAGAACGGCTTAAAGAGCGTTATGGCCTTGATGAGATCCCAGAGGACATTGCCGAGCTGTTTGATGCAATAGGTGAAAAGCGGGGCTGTCTCATGAGCGGTGGGCTCATCAACTACGATAAGACGACTGAAGTCATCATTCGCGATATTCGCACTGAAAAGTTCGGCAGGCTGTCATTTGAACAGCCGACGATGTAAAGGCGCGCAGAAATGCGGGTCTTTATTTTTTCTTGGCTGAACCGATACATACAGTAAGGGAGAAGAGAAAGTGAATACATTAACCGTAAAGGACATTAAAGACCGTTTGCAGGAAGTGAAGGATGCACAAGACCCATTTATTGCCCAATGCGAAAACGACCCGAGAAAAAGCGTTCAAACGCTTGTAGAGCAATGGCTTAAAAAGCAAGCGAAAGAAAAAGCGCTGAAAGAACAATGGGTGAATATGACTTCCTATGAAAGGCTGGCAAGAAACAAAGGATTTCGCTTGATTGCAGGTGTTGACGAGGTCGGCCGGGGGCCATTGGCAGGACCAGTTGTCGCCAGCGCAGTCATCCTTCCAGAGGAATGTGAAATACTTGGGCTGACAGACTCCAAAAAGCTTTCAGAGAAAAAACGCGAGGAATATTACGAGCTTATTATGAAGGAAGCACTGGCGGTCGGGATAGGAATTGTAGAAGCTACTGTGATTGATGAGATCAATATATATGAAGCTTCAAAAATGGCAATGGTGAAAGCGATACAGGATTTGTCGGATACACCTGATTATTTGCTTGTTGACGCAATGACACTTCCGCTCGACACGGCTCAGGCGTCAATTATAAAAGGCGATGCCAAAAGCGTGTCTATTGCGGCAGGTGCGTGTATCGCAAAAGTGACGAGGGACCGAATGATGAGCGCTTATGCCGAAACGTATCCCATGTACGGCTTTGAAAAAAATAAAGGCTATGGGACAAAAGAACATTTGGAAGCTCTCGCTGCATACGGCCCAACTGAATTGCACCGCAAAACTTTCGCTCCTGTTCAATCTTTCAGATAAATCACCATGGACAAGGAGGCACCTTTTTAAAATGAACATACGAAATGATGTGCAAAAGGCGCTGCAGCACCTTTTCGGGCGTACAGCCGTCCCGCAGGAAACATCAAAAGTAAACGAAGCGCTAAACGGGGAGAAGCGTCTCCTCTTAGGAAAAGTGCTTCGTTTACTAGGAGATCAGCATGCCCTGATCCAAGTCGGCAATCAAACTGTTCAGGGAAAACTTGAAACTCAGCTTCGTCCTCAGGCATACTATTGGTTTTCCTACGAAAAAAAAACGGCAGAGCAAACAGGCCGTCTTCAGGTCGTTCAAAGCTTTGATCAAAATCCTAAAACCATTCAGGATGCAGCTGGCAAACTTTTAAATGCTATTTCAGTGAAGACGTCAAACGCAGCTCTCATGATGACAGGAGCGATGCTGAAAAGCAAAACACCCGTAACAGAAAATGATATCAAAACAGCTGTCCGCTGGATGGACACGCTGCCTTCGCAAGACACAAAAAAAGCAGTTGAAACGGTTCTCTTCGCTTTAAAGCGTGATCTTCCCATTCACTCCGAGATTTTGAATGGTGTTCACGCTGTGAAATCGCCTGTTCCGTTGCATCAGCACGTATCCCAGCTGCTACAGGCAATCGACCAAAACCCTCAGCAGAGCCAAATGATGTCAAAGCTAAAGGAAGCAGTCACGGTGCTTTTAAATAGTGAAATCGATGTCCATGCAGAACGGCTGATTGATAAGCTTATTTCTTTAACCGACAATACGAAAGCACCTTCTCCGACGAATACAGCTGGAAGCAGGGAGCTTAGCACACCAGCTGGCTCCCCCGGAAAAGCCAGCCTGCCGATTGCAAATCACACAGCAGAACAGGGAAGCATACAAGAAGAGCCTGTTAAAACAGCAGCAGACATTCCAATTAAAGAAGCCCGCCAGCTGCTGGTGAAGCTGACGGAATCTGCTGAAAAAAACAGTCTCCAAATTGTGAAAGAAGCAGCAAATTGGATTAAAGCGGCTGCTTCATCGGGTGATAGTAAGTCACTTGCAGCTTCAGCTGTTTTACAGGCGGCACAAGTCACAGATCAGGAAGCCGAAGTCTTTTTAAAGGCTGTTCAGCAGACAGCACCCCATTTGGCGGATAAGGCAGATGTTCTTTCTTTCTTATCCAAAGTGAAAACGGCAATCGGCGCAAGGGACGAGGTTGCGTTCATTAAAGCGTTTGAACAAGGAAGCGCAGTCACATCTGGCGAAATGCAATCCATCAAGCTGGCTCTTTCTGCCTTAAGAGCATCGCATGAGGTAGCCGAACCAGTCAAACAAGAAGCCGATCAGCTTTTTCATAAATTAAATGGCCAGCTTTTCATGCAGCAGGACCATCCATCATACAGCCAAATTGTAATGTCATTTCCGATGTTTTCGAAGTCAGGGGTTCAGGACATGACTGTTCTGTTTAAAGGAAAGAAAGAAGCGGATGGAAAGCTTGATCCTTCCCATTGCCGCCTTTTGTTTTTGCTGCAGCTTGATACACTAAAAGAAACCGTCGTTGATTGCTTGGTACAGCAAAAAGTCATGACCATTACAATAGAGACTGATTTCGAGCTGCAGGCTGCGATCGATCCGATGGTGCCCGCGCTTAAACAGGGGCTAAAGGAAATGGGGTACAGCCTTTCAGGGGTAAACGCTAAAAAAAGGGTTCACACCGAAGAAAAGGCTTCAATCGATCAATATATAACAAGTATCAGTGATCAGGAAGTGGATGTGAAAATATGAAAGAGCAGACACCGATCAGAAAAGCTGTTGCTCTCCATTATGACGAACAAAAAGACAAGGCGCCGAGAGTGATTGCCACAGGGAAGGGCCATGTAGCTGACAACATTATAAAAGAAGCGAAAAAAGCAGGGGTCCCGATTCAAGAAGATCGGACCCTTGTCGAATTAATGCGCCATTTGACGGTAGATGATCAAATTCCTGAAGCTCTTTATGAAACGGTAGCCGAGATTTTTTCATTCATTTACAAATTGGACGAAAGCGTAAAAAACAAAAAATAGCTAAAATATTCCCCATCCTTCTTTGAAATTTATGTTTTTAATAAAGTAAAAGTTTGAATGTTTAGAAGGATTAAAAGATTTTGCATCGAACTGTAGACAATTCTTCCAGTATTATTATAGAATGAAAGCGCAGTCTATTTTAGTTTTGTTACATAAGTTAGGAGGATGGGAAATGAATATCCATGAGTACCAGGGAAAAGAAGTCCTCAGAAAATATGGGGTATCTGTTCCTGAAGGTAAAGTGGCTTTTACAGCAGAAGAAGCAGTTGAGAGTGCAAAGAGCTTATCCAGCTCGGTTTATGTCGTAAAGGCTCAAATTCATGCTGGCGGTCGAGGCAAAGCTGGTGGGGTAAAAATAGCAAAATCATTAGACGAAGTAAAAGCGTATGCCGAAGAACTATTAGGGAAGACCCTAGTTACACATCAGACGGGTCCGGACGGCCAAGTAATAAAACGCTTACTTATTGAAGAAGGCTGCGATATTAAAAAAGAATATTACATCGGTCTAGTGCTTGACCGCGCCACTTCAAGAATCGTTTTAATGGCTTCTGAAGAAGGCGGAACGGAAATTGAAGAGGTTGCGGAGAAAACACCAGAAAAAATCAAAAAAGCTGTCATTGATCCAGCTGTTGGCCTTCAAGGCTATCAAGCCAGAGAAATTGCATTCGCTATTAATATTCCAAAAGAGCTCGTGGGAAAAGCTGCTAAATTTATGCTTGGACTATATAAAGCGTTTGTTGAGAAAGACTGCTCAATCGCCGAAATCAATCCGCTTGTTGTGACTGGCGACGGAAATGTGATGGCGCTTGATGCAAAATTGAATTTTGACAGCAATGCGTTGTACCGACAAAAGGACATTATGGAATACAGAGATTTGGATGAAGAAGATCCGAAAGAAATTGAAGCGTCCAAATATGATCTAAGCTACATTTCCCTTGATGGAAATATCGGCTGTATGGTAAACGGCGCGGGACTTGCAATGTCTACGATGGATATTATCAAGCATTATGGAGGAGAACCGGCCAACTTCCTTGATGTGGGCGGCGGTGCAACCGCGGAAAAAGTCACGGAAGCATTTAAAATCATTCTTTCTGATCAAAACGTTAAAGGGATTTTTGTCAACATTTTCGGCGGCATTATGAAATGTGATGTCATCGCAGAAGGGGTTGTTGAAGCGACTAGACAAGTTGGTTTGACATTGCCGCTTGTCGTCCGTCTTGAAGGCACAAACGTGGATCTAGGGAAGAAAATCCTTAGTGAATCAGGATTAAACATTACATCTGCGGAATCAATGGCTGACGGCGCGCAGAAAATCGTATCCTTAGTTTAAGAAAGAATGAAAGGCAGGGGACCAAATAATGAGTGTTTTCATTAATAAAGATACAAGAGTTATTGTGCAAGGGATTACAGGTTCTACCGCTTTATTTCATACGAAGCAGATGCTTGAATACGGCACAAATATCGTTGGCGGTGTAACACCTGGAAAAGGCGGAACAGAAGCGGAAGGTGTTCCTGTATTTAATACAGTGGCTGAAGCAGTTCAAACAACCGGCGCTAACGCGTCTGTTATATATGTGCCCGCACCGTTTGCAGCTGATGCGATTATGGAAGCGGTAGATGCGGAGCTTGATCTCGTGATTTGTATCACAGAACATATCCCGGTTTTGGATATGGTGAAGGTCAAACGCTTCATGGAAGGCAAGAAAACGAGACTGATAGGGCCGAACTGTCCTGGTGTCATTACGCCTGAAGAATGTAAAATCGGCATTATGCCCGGATACATCCATAAAAAGGGTCATGTAGGCGTTGTATCACGTTCAGGAACATTAACATACGAAGCGGTGCACCAGCTCTCAGAAGCGGGTGTAGGGCAATCTACAGCTGTTGGAATCGGCGGCGACCCTGTAAATGGAACAAACTTTATTGACGTTTTAAAAGCGTTTAACGAAGATCCTGACACACACGCAGTCATCATGATTGGCGAAATCGGCGGTACGGCCGAAGAGGAAGCGGCAGAGTGGGTAAAAGCCAACATGACAAAACCGGTAGTCGGTTTTATTGGCGGTAAAACAGCACCTCCTGGGAAGCGCATGGGGCATGCAGGCGCCATTATTTCCGGCGGGAAAGGGACAGCTGATGAAAAAATCAAAACCCTTAATGCATGCGGAATCGAAGTTGCAGAGACACCTTCTGTCATGGGTGAAACCTTAATCAAGGTGCTGAAAGAGAAGAACTTGTTCGAAACTTGTAAAACGCATTAATAAAAAAGGGACAGCCGTCAAGGCTGTTCCTGCTTTTTCTAACAAAAGGAGGTCAATCTATTGGATCAGGCCGCTGTCTGCCTAACGATTTGCAGAATCAATCAATTATTATCCCCATCCCTTCTATTAAAATGGTGGAAAGCCGATCCGTCTATGTCGCTGACATCACCCGTGTTACAAACGGTTACTCGTGATCAAATAAAAGCAGCTGCATTAAAAAACGAAATAGAACAATTTTATCCAAAGCTCCCGCGTGTACTTGCTGCTTATCGTGAGCAAGGCATTAACACCATCCCTATTTCTTCAAAGCAATATCCTTTCTGGCTTAAAAGCATTTATGATCCCCCTGCCGTACTGTTTGCAAAAGGTGATATGACTCTTCTTTCGAAAGGGAGAAAAATTGGAATTGTAGGCACAAGAAATCCAACAGCTTATGGGAAACAAGTTGTCAATCATCTTACAAAAGAGATCTGTCGTAAAGGTTGGGTGATTGTCAGCGGACTGGCGTCTGGGATAGACGGAATGTCCCATGCTGCAAGTATTAAGGCGAAGGGGCGGACAATTGGCGTCATTGCAGGCGGATTTCAACACATTTATCCCCGAGAAAACCTTCAGTTAGCAGATCACATGGCTAAACACCATATCCTGCTGTCAGAGCACCCACCTGAAACTAAACCCCAAAAATGGCATTTCCCTATGAGAAACCGTATTATCAGCGGACTAAGTGAAGGCGTTATTGTCGTTCAGGGCAAAGAAAAAAGCGGTTCGCTGATTACTGCCTATCAAGCATTGGAACAAGGGAGAGAGGTATTTGCCGTACCCGGTTCATTGTTTGACCCTTACGCCGGAGGTCCTATAAAACTGATCCAGCAGGGGGCTAAAGCCATATGGTCAGCAGAGGATATTTTCGAGGAACTTCCTGAGAGAAACGTTCAATATACGGAACCCTTTTGAATTATCGTTTGACAAACGGTATTGTAATATTTAATAATAGTGAGGATTTAAAGTTGCATATTGTTTTCTATTTAATTAATGACGTTCATGATAAAGAATGAAATGTTGAAAGCCAAATAAAGACAGCTGCAAAAATAAAATTGAAATATCTTGAAAAGAGAGAGAACACCTCTTGAGGGGGATGAAAATGTCTGATTATCTAGTCATCGTGGAATCGCCCGCTAAGGCGAAAACGATTGAACGTTACTTAGGTAAAAAATATAAAGTAAAAGCATCAATGGGACATGTCCGGGATCTTCCAAAAAGTCAAATGGGAGTTGACATAGAACAGAATTTTGAACCGAAATATATTACCATTCGAGGTAAAGGCCCGGTATTAAAAGAGCTGAAAACGGCTGCGAAAAAAGCCAAAAAAGTGTATCTCGCAGCTGACCCCGACAGAGAAGGGGAAGCGATTGCATGGCATTTGGCACACAGTCTTGATTTAGATCTCAACTCAGACTGCCGTGTGGTGTTTAACGAAATTACAAAAGACGCTATTAAGGAATCGTTTAAGCATCCCCGCATGATCAATATGGATTTAGTGGATGCACAGCAAGCGAGACGTATTTTAGACAGGCTTGTCGGATATAAAATCAGTCCAATCTTATGGAAAAAAGTCAAAAAAGGGCTTAGCGCAGGACGCGTGCAATCCGTTGCCCTCCGTTTGATTATTGACCGTGAAAAAGAGATTAACGACTTTAAGCCTGAGGAATATTGGACAATTGACGGTACGTTCTTAAAAGGTCAAGAAACCTTTGAAGCGAGCTTTTTCGGGAAAAACGGCAAAAAACTTCCTTTAAATAGTGAAGCTGATGTAAAAGAGATTCTTTCTCAGCTCAAAGGGAATCAATATACAGTTGAAAAAGTAACCAAAAAGGAACGCAAACGTAATCCTGCTTTGCCTTTTACCACTTCTACCCTGCAGCAGGAAGCGGCTCGCAAGCTCAATTTCAGAGCGAAGAAAACGATGATGATTGCACAGCAATTATATGAAGGAATTGATTTAGGAAGAGAAGGAACGGTTGGTCTGATCACGTATATGAGAACGGATTCAACCCGTATTTCAAATACGGCTGTTGATGAAGCAGCTGCATTTATTGATCAGACATATGGAAAAGAGTTCCTAGGCGGAAAACGGAAGCCTGCGAAAAAGAATGAAAATGCCCAGGATGCCCACGAAGCAATTCGGCCGACATCAGTTCTTAGAAAACCAAGTGAATTAAAAGCAGTCCTCGGCAGAGACCAAATGAGACTGTATAAATTAATTTGGGAGCGTTTTGTTGCCAGCCAAATGGCACCGGCTGTTCTCGATACAATGAGTGTCGACCTGACAAACAACGGTTTGACATTTCGTGCAAATGGAAGTAAAGTCAAGTTTTCCGGGTTTATGAAGGTGTATGTTGAAGGAAAAGACGATCAAATGGAAGAAAAAGACCGGATGCTGCCTGACTTACAAGAAGGCGACACGGTATTATCAAAAGATATAGAACCTGAGCAGCATTTTACCCAGCCGCCTCCGCGATATACTGAGGCCCGGCTTGTTAAAACCCTTGAAGAACGCGGTATCGGCCGTCCATCCACATATGCTCCGACACTTGATACTATTCAGCGGCGCGGCTACGTGGCATTGGATAATAAACGTTTCGTTCCGACTGAATTAGGTCAGATCGTTCTTGACTTGATCATGGAGTTTTTCCCTGAGATCATTAACGTTGAGTTTACAGCTAAAATGGAGAGAGATCTTGATCATGTTGAAGAAGGAAATACCGAATGGGTCAAGATTATCGATAATTTCTACACCGATTTTGAAAAACGCGTCAAAAAAGCCGAATCGGAAATGAAGGAAGTTGAGATTGAACCAGAGTATGCTGGAGAGGATTGTGAATTGTGCAGTTCTCCAATGGTATATAAAATGGGACGGTACGGTAAATTCTTAGCTTGCTCCAACTTCCCTGACTGCCGGAACACGAAACCGATTGTGAAACAAATCGGTGTGAAGTGCCCGAGCTGCGGAGAAGGAAACATTGTTGAGCGAAAATCGAAAAAGAAACGGGTGTTTTACGGCTGTGACCGTTATCCGGACTGTGAATTCGTATCATGGGACAAACCAATTGAACGAAAATGCCCGAAATGCGGAAAAATGCTCGTCGAGAAAAAACTCAAAAAAGGTATACAAGTCCAATGCGTGGAATGCGATTATAAGGAAGAACCACAGAAGTAGCGGTGAGCAGGGTCTTGCTCACCTTCTTTGTGTGTTAAAAGAAGGCCTTGAATAATAAACTAGGAGATGTGAAAGATGAACCAACAAACAGTGAATGTAATCGGAGCCGGACTCGCAGGAAGTGAAGCAGCATGGCAGCTTGCCAAACGTGGGATTCAAGTCAAATTGTATGAAATGCGGCCAGTTAAACAAACGCCTGCGCATCATACAGATAAATTTGCTGAGCTTGTCTGCAGCAACTCTCTTCGCTCTAATACACTTGCTAACGCTGTCGGTGTATTAAAGGAAGAAATGCGTGCGCTTGATTCAGCCATTATCGCTGCGGCTGACGAATGTTCGGTGCCTGCCGGGGGCGCTCTTGCAGTAGACCGTCATGAATTTGCCGCAAGTGTGACAAATCGGGTGAAAAATCATCCAAACGTAACCGTTATTAATGAAGAAGTGACTGAAATTCCTGAAGGCCCTACTATCATCGCAACGGGTCCGTTAACATCTGAATCGCTGTCTGCCCAGCTGAAGGAGCTGACTGGAGAGGACTATTTATATTTTTATGACGCAGCGGCGCCAATTGTAGAAAAAGACAGCCTTGATATGGATAAAGTGTACCTGAAATCCCGTTATGATAAAGGTGAAGCAGCATATTTGAACTGCCCGATGACAGAAGAAGAGTTTGACCGTTTTCATGAAGCATTAACATCAGCAGAAACAGTGCCGTTAAAAGAATTTGAAAAAGAGATTTTCTTTGAAGGCTGCATGCCGATTGAAGTCATGGCAAAACGGGGTAAGAAAACAATGCTTTTCGGTCCGATGAAACCAGTTGGTCTAGAGCATCCTGTTACAGGAAAACGCCCTTATGCCGTCGTTCAGCTCAGACAGGATGATGCTGCGGGAACACTTTATAATATTGTAGGATTCCAGACACATTTAAAATGGGGAGACCAAAAGGAAGTTCTCAAGTTGATTCCAGGACTTGAAAATGTAGAAATCGTCAGATATGGCGTGATGCATAGAAACACATTTATTAACTCTCCAAGCCTGTTAAAGCCGACTTATCAATTTAAAAACCGCAGTGATCTGTTCTTTGCAGGCCAAATGACGGGAGTAGAAGGATATGTGGAATCAGCTGCCTCAGGACTTGTAGCAGGCATTAATGCGGCGAAGCTTGTATTGGGAGAAGAGCTTGTGATCTTCCCTCAGGAAACAGCAATTGGCAGTATGGCACATTATATTACAACAACAAACCAGAAGAACTTCCAGCCGATGAATGCAAACTTTGGGCTTTTGAAAGAATTGCCAGTTAAAATTAAAAATAAAAAAGAACGAAATGAACAATACGCGAACCGTGCGATTGAAACAATTCAAACAATTTCGAAAACAATATAGGTATTGATTGCAACCTGAGCGCGATTTGTGATACCATTTAAAAGCCCTTCCTGGGGAGGTATTAGGCATGGAGAATGTTAAGAATTTCGTAAAGTTATTCGTTGAATATTTACAAATTGAAAAAAATTATTCACAATATACTATTGTGAATTATGTGGATTCAATTGAAGAATTCGAGACTTTCCTGCGCGTTCAAGGTATAAATGGATTTGAAGAAGCTGCATATCAAGATACTAGGATTTTTTTGACAGAAGCCTATGAAAAAGGTTTATCGAGAAGAACAATAAGCAAAAAGATATCTGCATTAAGAAGCTTTTATAAGTTTCTGATGCGGGAAAAGCTTATTGAAGAAAATCCGTTTCAGCTTGTTCATCTGCCAAAACAGGAGAAACGGATACCGAAGTTTCTATATCAAAAAGAGCTTGAGGAGCTGTTTGAAGTTTCAGATATAAGCCAGCCGGCCGGAATGAGGGATCAAGCGCTGTTAGAGCTGCTCTATGCCACTGGAATGAGGGTCAGTGAATGCTGTTCCATAACTATTAACGACGTTGATTTATTTATGGACACTGTGCTTGTTCACGGTAAAGGCAAGAAGCAGCGCTATATCCCCTTTGGGTCTTATGCCCGCGAAGCGTTGAAGGTATACATGAATAGCGGAAGACAGTGCTTGCTGATGAAGGCAAAAGAACCTCATGATCTATTATTCGTAAATCAAAGAGGCGGACCGCTTACAGCCCGTGGCATCAGACATATTTTAAGCGGGCTTGTTCAAAAAGCGTCAAGCACTTTACATATCCATCCGCATATGCTTCGACATACGTTCGCCACGCATCTGTTAAATGAAGGAGCGGATTTGAGAAGCGTTCAAGAACTGCTCGGGCATTCCAATCTGTCTTCTACACAGATATACACGCACGTTTCGAAGGAAATGTTGAGAAACACATATATGTCTCACCATCCAAGAGCATTTAAGAAAAATTAAAGGAGGCCCTTTATGTCATCTTTTCATGCGACCACAATATTTGCCGTACAGCATAAAGGACGAAGCGCTATGTCCGGAGACGGCCAAGTAACATTTGGTCAGGCTGTTGTCATGAAACACACGGCACGGAAAGTGAGAAAACTGTTTAACGGCAAAGTTCTTGCTGGTTTTGCGGGATCTGTTGCAGACGCTTTCACTTTATTCGAAAAGTTTGAAGCTAAGCTTGAAGAATATAACGGCAACTTAAAACGGGCGGCTGTTGAGCTTGCAAAGGAATGGCGCAGTGATAAAGTGCTAAGAAAGCTCGAAGCCATGCTGATTGTTATGAATCAGGATACTTTGCTTCTCGTATCGGGAACAGGCGAGGTGATCGAACCAGATGACGGCATTCTCGCGATTGGATCAGGAGGCAATTACGCTTTGGCAGCGGGAAGAGCACTGAAAAAGCATGCCGGGGAAAGCATGTCTGCAAGTGAGATTGCCAGAGCCGCGTTAGAAACAGCAGGCGAAATTTGTGTTTACACGAACGATCAAATCATACTGGAAGAGCTTGAATAGAAAGGACTTGAGGCGCATGGAAAAAAAACCGTTAACTCCTAGACAGATTGTAGATCGGTTAGACCAATATATTGTCGGTCAGCAAAATGCGAAAAAAGCTGTCGCCGTGGCATTAAGAAACCGCTATAGAAGAAGTCTTCTGGATGAAAAGCTGAAGGACGAGGTCGTTCCGAAAAACATTTTAATGATGGGTCCTACCGGCGTCGGGAAAACTGAAATTGCCAGACGAATCGCTAAGCTTTCAGGTGCGCCATTTATCAAAATTGAAGCTACTAAATTTACCGAAGTCGGCTATGTAGGCAGAGATGTTGAATCAATGGTCAGAGATCTTGTGGAGACTTCTGTTCGGCTTATAAAAGAAGAGAAAATGAATGAAGTAAAGGAACAGGCAGAAGAAAATGCAAACAAACGCATTGTTCGTCTGTTAGTTCCTGGGAAGAAAAAACAATCTGGTGTTAAAAATCCGTTTGAAATGTTTTTTGGAGGCAGCCAGCCGAATGGTGAAGATGAGGCGGAGAGCCAGGAAGAAGCAAACATCGAAGAAAAAAGAAAACGAATGGCGCATCAGCTGGCTTTAGGAGAGCTCGAAGACTACTATGTAACAGTAGAAGTCGAAGAACAGCAGCCTTCTATGTTTGACATGCTGCAGGGCTCGGGTATGGAGCAGATGGGTATGAACATGCAGGATGCGCTGAGCGGATTAATGCCAAAGAAAAAGAAGCGGCGCAAAATGACAGTCAGAGAAGCCAGAAAAGTCCTGACGAATGAAGAAGCAAGCAAACTCATCGATATGGATGAAGTCGGCCAGGAAGCTGTTCAGAGAGCAGAAGAGAGCGGGATTATCTTTATCGATGAGATTGATAAAATCGCAAAGAACGGCGGTGCATCTTCTTCTGCCGATGTTTCAAGAGAAGGTGTTCAGCGGGATATCCTTCCGATTGTTGAAGGTTCTACCGTTGTCACAAAATATGGTTCTGTAAAAACAGACCATGTATTATTTATTGCAGCAGGAGCGTTTCATATGGCCAAACCGTCTGATTTGATTCCTGAGCTGCAGGGGCGTTTCCCGATTCGTGTAGAACTGAACAAACTCACGGTAGACGACTTCGTGAGAATTTTGGTTGAGCCGGATAATGCGCTGCTGAAACAATATCAGGCATTATTGCAGACAGAAGGTATATCTCTTGAATTTTCTGACGAAGCTATTCATAAGATTGCTGAAGTTGCTTATCATGTGAACCAGGACACAGATAATATCGGTGCGAGACGCCTTCATACAATACTTGAACGCCTATTAGAAGATTTGTCGTTTGAAGCTCCAGATGTAACGATGGAGAAAATAACGATTACACCACAGTATGTCGAAGAAAAGCTCGGAACGATAGCCAAAAACAAAGATTTAAGTCAATTTATATTGTGAAAAATTTAATATGAGGAATGTTTAGGAGGATTATTTATCATGGCTTTATTACAAAAAACAAGAATTATTAACTCCATGCTGCAAGCTGCGGCAGGGAAACCGGTAAACTTCAAGGAAATGGCGGAGACGCTGCGGGATGTAATTGATTCCAATATTTTCGTTGTAAGCCGCAGAGGGAAACTCCTTGGGTATTCAATTAACCAGCAAATTGAAAATGATCGTATGAAAAAAATGCTTGAGGATCGTCAATTCCCTGAAGAATATACGAAAAATCTGTTTAATGTCCCTGAAACATC from Bacillus subtilis subsp. subtilis str. 168 encodes the following:
- the codV gene encoding site-specific tyrosine recombinase for chromosome partitioning (Evidence 1a: Function from experimental evidences in the studied strain; PubMedId: 10498718, 11208805, 16553881, 16597952, 21239579; Product type e: enzyme); its protein translation is MENVKNFVKLFVEYLQIEKNYSQYTIVNYVDSIEEFETFLRVQGINGFEEAAYQDTRIFLTEAYEKGLSRRTISKKISALRSFYKFLMREKLIEENPFQLVHLPKQEKRIPKFLYQKELEELFEVSDISQPAGMRDQALLELLYATGMRVSECCSITINDVDLFMDTVLVHGKGKKQRYIPFGSYAREALKVYMNSGRQCLLMKAKEPHDLLFVNQRGGPLTARGIRHILSGLVQKASSTLHIHPHMLRHTFATHLLNEGADLRSVQELLGHSNLSSTQIYTHVSKEMLRNTYMSHHPRAFKKN
- the clpQ gene encoding two-component ATP-dependent protease (N-terminal serine protease) (Evidence 1a: Function from experimental evidences in the studied strain; PubMedId: 11179218, 12032294, 12805205, 15983416, 17979190, 18689473, 21546913; Product type e: enzyme); translation: MSSFHATTIFAVQHKGRSAMSGDGQVTFGQAVVMKHTARKVRKLFNGKVLAGFAGSVADAFTLFEKFEAKLEEYNGNLKRAAVELAKEWRSDKVLRKLEAMLIVMNQDTLLLVSGTGEVIEPDDGILAIGSGGNYALAAGRALKKHAGESMSASEIARAALETAGEICVYTNDQIILEELE
- the clpY gene encoding two-component ATP-dependent protease (ATPase and chaperone) (Evidence 1a: Function from experimental evidences in the studied strain; PubMedId: 11179218, 12032294, 12805205, 15983416, 17979190, 18689473, 21546913; Product type e: enzyme), which produces MEKKPLTPRQIVDRLDQYIVGQQNAKKAVAVALRNRYRRSLLDEKLKDEVVPKNILMMGPTGVGKTEIARRIAKLSGAPFIKIEATKFTEVGYVGRDVESMVRDLVETSVRLIKEEKMNEVKEQAEENANKRIVRLLVPGKKKQSGVKNPFEMFFGGSQPNGEDEAESQEEANIEEKRKRMAHQLALGELEDYYVTVEVEEQQPSMFDMLQGSGMEQMGMNMQDALSGLMPKKKKRRKMTVREARKVLTNEEASKLIDMDEVGQEAVQRAEESGIIFIDEIDKIAKNGGASSSADVSREGVQRDILPIVEGSTVVTKYGSVKTDHVLFIAAGAFHMAKPSDLIPELQGRFPIRVELNKLTVDDFVRILVEPDNALLKQYQALLQTEGISLEFSDEAIHKIAEVAYHVNQDTDNIGARRLHTILERLLEDLSFEAPDVTMEKITITPQYVEEKLGTIAKNKDLSQFIL